The following proteins come from a genomic window of Streptomyces sp. Sge12:
- a CDS encoding TetR/AcrR family transcriptional regulator, with the protein MGSAEDTVDGYKPWSEVTPDAARRLLVAAVEAFAERGYHATTTRDIAGRAGMSPAALYIHYKTKEELLHRISRIGHDKALEILTTAADGPGSPADRLDAAVRSFVRWHAAHHTTARVVQYELDALAPEHRSEIVALRRRSDAAVRSILADGVAAGEFDVPDLPGTTLAVLSLCIDVARWFSVAGQRTPDEVGGLYADLVLRMVAARPAPAR; encoded by the coding sequence ATGGGCAGCGCGGAGGATACGGTCGACGGCTACAAGCCGTGGTCCGAGGTCACCCCCGACGCCGCGCGGCGACTGCTGGTCGCCGCCGTCGAAGCCTTCGCCGAGCGCGGGTACCACGCCACCACCACACGTGACATCGCGGGCCGTGCCGGTATGAGCCCGGCCGCGCTCTACATCCACTACAAGACCAAGGAAGAGCTGCTCCACCGGATCAGCCGGATCGGCCACGACAAGGCGCTGGAGATCCTGACCACCGCCGCCGACGGCCCCGGCAGCCCCGCCGACCGGCTCGACGCCGCCGTGCGGTCCTTCGTGCGCTGGCACGCCGCGCACCACACCACCGCGCGCGTGGTCCAGTACGAGCTCGACGCCCTTGCCCCGGAGCACCGCTCGGAGATCGTGGCGCTGCGCCGGCGGAGCGACGCCGCCGTGCGCAGCATCCTGGCCGACGGAGTGGCCGCGGGGGAGTTCGACGTCCCCGACCTGCCGGGCACCACGCTCGCCGTGCTGTCCCTGTGCATCGACGTGGCGCGCTGGTTCAGCGTGGCCGGGCAGCGCACGCCCGACGAGGTCGGCGGGCTCTACGCCGACCTCGTGCTCCGCATGGTGGCCGCGCGGCCGGCCCCTGCGCGGTAG
- the soxR gene encoding redox-sensitive transcriptional activator SoxR gives MPQIPEKIHELTVGQLSARSGAAVSALHFYEAKGLISSRRTSGNQRRYTRDALRRVAFVRAAQRVGIPLASIREALARLPEERTPNREDWARLSEAWRAELDERITRLGRLRDHLTDCIGCGCLSMETCALSNPDDVFGERLTGSRL, from the coding sequence GTGCCGCAGATTCCCGAGAAAATCCATGAGCTCACCGTCGGCCAGCTGTCCGCCCGTAGCGGCGCGGCCGTCTCCGCGCTCCACTTCTACGAGGCCAAGGGCCTGATCAGCAGCCGCCGCACCTCCGGCAACCAGCGCCGCTACACCCGCGACGCTCTGCGCCGCGTGGCCTTCGTGCGCGCCGCCCAGCGCGTGGGCATCCCGCTGGCCAGCATCCGGGAGGCACTCGCCCGGCTCCCCGAGGAGCGCACCCCCAACCGCGAGGACTGGGCCCGCCTCTCCGAGGCCTGGCGCGCCGAACTCGACGAGCGCATCACCCGGCTCGGCCGCCTGCGCGACCACCTGACGGACTGCATCGGCTGCGGCTGCCTGTCGATGGAGACCTGCGCGCTGTCCAATCCGGACGACGTCTTCGGCGAACGCCTCACCGGCTCGCGGCTCTAG
- a CDS encoding acyl-CoA dehydrogenase family protein, giving the protein MNLELSEEQTAVRRLAREFTEREVAPYAAEWDRAESVDRAIVKKLGALGFLGLTVPEEYGGSGGDHLAYVLVTEELGRGDSAVRGIVSVSLGLVAKTIAAWGTEDQKRAWLPRLCSGDALGCFGLTEPGTGSDAGNLTTRAVREGDTYVLDGSKMFITNGTWADVVLLFARTGDEPGHRGVSAFLVPTDTPGLTRREIHGKLGLRGQATAELVLDGVRVPASTMLGPEGKGFSVAMSALAKGRMSVAAGCVGIAQAALDAALSYAAQREQFGKPIAHHQLVQELIADISVDVDAARLLTWRVADLIDRGQPFATESSTAKLFASEAAVRAASNALQVHGGYGYIDEYPAGKLLRDARVMTLYEGTSQIQKLLIGRARTGVSAF; this is encoded by the coding sequence GTGAATCTGGAGCTGAGCGAGGAGCAGACCGCCGTCCGCCGGCTCGCCCGCGAGTTCACCGAGCGCGAGGTCGCCCCGTACGCCGCCGAGTGGGACCGCGCCGAGAGCGTGGACCGGGCCATCGTGAAGAAGCTGGGCGCGCTGGGCTTCCTCGGCCTGACCGTCCCCGAGGAGTACGGGGGCTCCGGCGGCGACCACCTCGCCTACGTCCTGGTCACCGAGGAGCTCGGGCGCGGCGACTCGGCCGTGCGCGGGATCGTCTCCGTCTCCCTCGGCCTGGTCGCCAAGACCATCGCCGCCTGGGGCACCGAGGACCAGAAGCGCGCCTGGCTGCCTCGCCTCTGCTCCGGCGACGCGCTCGGCTGCTTCGGACTGACCGAGCCCGGCACCGGCTCCGACGCCGGCAACCTCACCACGCGCGCCGTGCGCGAGGGGGACACGTACGTACTCGACGGCAGCAAGATGTTCATCACCAACGGCACGTGGGCCGACGTGGTGCTGCTCTTCGCCCGTACCGGCGACGAGCCGGGCCACCGCGGGGTCTCCGCCTTCCTCGTTCCCACCGACACCCCCGGCCTGACCCGCCGCGAGATCCACGGCAAACTCGGCCTGCGGGGCCAGGCCACCGCCGAACTCGTCCTCGACGGCGTCCGCGTGCCCGCCTCCACGATGCTCGGCCCCGAGGGCAAGGGCTTCTCCGTCGCCATGTCCGCCCTCGCCAAGGGCCGGATGTCGGTCGCCGCCGGCTGCGTCGGCATCGCCCAGGCGGCCCTGGACGCGGCGCTCTCGTACGCCGCCCAGCGCGAGCAGTTCGGCAAGCCGATAGCCCACCACCAGCTGGTCCAGGAGCTCATCGCGGACATCTCGGTCGACGTGGACGCGGCCCGGCTGCTCACCTGGCGGGTCGCCGACCTCATCGACCGCGGGCAGCCCTTCGCCACCGAGTCCTCCACCGCCAAGCTCTTCGCCTCCGAGGCCGCCGTGCGCGCCGCGAGCAACGCCCTCCAGGTGCACGGCGGGTACGGCTACATCGACGAGTACCCGGCGGGCAAGCTGCTGCGCGACGCCCGCGTGATGACCCTGTACGAGGGCACCAGCCAGATCCAGAAGCTGCTCATCGGCCGCGCCCGCACCGGGGTTTCGGCGTTCTGA
- a CDS encoding MaoC family dehydratase, with translation MAEPRVFTSAEELHAGVGEPLGPSAWLEVDQKRIDLFADATGDHQWIHVDPERAAGGPFGSTIAHGYLTLSLLPSLVPQVMRVEGMRMGLNYGTNKVRFPAPVPVGSRLRATAVITEVAEAGGGVQVTATVTVEREGGDKPVCVAESVSRYYF, from the coding sequence ATGGCCGAGCCGAGGGTCTTCACGTCCGCCGAGGAGCTGCACGCCGGGGTCGGCGAACCGCTCGGCCCCAGCGCATGGCTGGAGGTGGACCAGAAGCGCATCGACCTCTTCGCGGATGCCACCGGCGATCACCAGTGGATCCACGTGGACCCGGAGCGCGCGGCGGGCGGACCCTTCGGTTCGACGATCGCGCACGGCTATCTGACACTGTCCCTGCTGCCCAGCCTGGTCCCGCAGGTCATGCGGGTGGAGGGCATGCGGATGGGCCTCAACTACGGGACGAACAAGGTGCGCTTCCCGGCGCCGGTGCCCGTCGGCTCGCGGCTGCGCGCGACCGCCGTGATCACGGAGGTCGCGGAGGCGGGCGGCGGCGTACAGGTCACGGCCACGGTGACGGTCGAGCGGGAGGGCGGCGACAAGCCGGTGTGCGTGGCGGAGTCGGTGTCGCGCTACTACTTCTGA
- a CDS encoding YiaA/YiaB family inner membrane protein: MNETPVKQQSTGAYYGQAVASFGIAIGAVSVGIYNLEVDGWVRAFLGIAVLYLTTSAFTLAKVIRDRQEVTQIVSRVDQARMEKIMAEYDPFAPK, encoded by the coding sequence ATGAACGAGACACCGGTCAAGCAGCAGAGCACGGGGGCGTACTACGGCCAGGCCGTCGCCTCCTTCGGCATCGCCATCGGCGCCGTGTCCGTGGGGATCTACAACCTGGAGGTGGACGGCTGGGTCCGGGCCTTCCTCGGAATCGCGGTCCTCTACCTCACCACCTCGGCCTTCACCCTCGCCAAGGTGATCCGCGACCGCCAGGAGGTCACGCAGATCGTCAGCCGGGTGGATCAGGCCAGGATGGAGAAGATAATGGCCGAGTACGACCCCTTCGCACCGAAGTAG